A window from Pseudomonas moraviensis encodes these proteins:
- the creB gene encoding two-component system response regulator CreB yields the protein MPHILIVEDEAAIADTLIFALQGEGFTTTWLSLGAAALEHQRQTPADLIILDIGLPDISGFETCKQLRRFTEVPVLFLSARDAEIDRVVGLEIGADDYVVKPFSPREVAARVKAILKRMAPRPTPEAGATLFRIDPERVQISYRGQPLSLTRHEFRLLQCLLEQPERVFSREQLLDALGVAADAGYERSIDSHIKSVRAKLRLVRAEAEPIQTHRGLGYSYSPVHS from the coding sequence ATGCCGCACATCCTGATTGTCGAAGACGAAGCGGCGATTGCCGACACGCTGATTTTTGCCTTGCAGGGCGAGGGCTTCACCACCACGTGGCTGAGCCTCGGCGCGGCGGCGCTGGAGCATCAGCGGCAGACCCCGGCCGACCTGATCATTCTCGATATCGGCCTGCCGGACATCAGCGGCTTCGAAACCTGCAAGCAGCTGCGGCGCTTCACTGAAGTGCCGGTGCTGTTTCTCAGCGCGCGCGATGCCGAGATCGACCGTGTGGTCGGCCTCGAGATCGGCGCCGACGATTACGTCGTCAAACCGTTCAGCCCGCGTGAAGTGGCGGCGCGGGTCAAAGCCATCCTCAAGCGCATGGCGCCGCGCCCGACCCCGGAAGCAGGCGCAACGCTGTTTCGCATCGATCCCGAACGCGTGCAGATCAGCTATCGCGGCCAGCCGCTGAGCCTGACCCGCCATGAATTCCGTCTGCTGCAATGCCTGCTCGAACAACCCGAACGCGTGTTCAGCCGCGAGCAATTGCTCGATGCACTGGGCGTGGCCGCTGATGCCGGTTACGAGCGCAGCATCGACAGCCACATCAAAAGCGTTCGTGCCAAGTTGCGTCTGGTACGTGCCGAGGCTGAGCCGATCCAGACCCATCGCGGCCTCGGTTACAGCTACAGCCCGGTGCACAGCTGA